From one Lycorma delicatula isolate Av1 chromosome 2, ASM4794821v1, whole genome shotgun sequence genomic stretch:
- the LOC142320277 gene encoding uncharacterized protein LOC142320277 has protein sequence MRVVEEETNTAMPRSLLLKYSHCPLKKRPVHLFKETIDEEKEEPENLSTKPQDLSVSCKSLTPPPAVALISSGGDYKPPQGQIPGPPSPGMLFLPKSGPLEPLSLNTPLPLEHPAPGSWPRAHYPPPHYLYPYPPPADVYQHYHHYPSRSPPSPQEFRPHVIPPIYVPASLSPTSSTSSHSHTQSLYYGTSPPPATPEDLSSPGSVASSTGHISSGNSSSGSTNSSGRKRPKDSSNAPRYQCPFCSKSYSTYSGLSKHQQFHCAANEDSSAKKTFSCKYCEKVYVSLGALKMHIRTHTLPCKCTLCGKAFSRPWLLQGHIRTHTGEKPFSCLLCKRAFADRSNLRAHLQTHSEVKKYSCSTCSKTFSRMSLLSKHCDGGCPGLGAPNSEEISHFQRLSPSLS, from the exons ATGCGTGTTGTAGAAGAAGAAACTAACACCGCTATGCCGCGATCTTTACTGCTTAAATACAGTCATTGTCCGCTCAAGAAACGTCCTGTTCATCTTTTTAAGGAAACAATCGATGAAGAAAAag aAGAACCTGAAAATCTAAGCACAAAGCCGCAGGATTTAAGTGTATCGTGTAAAAGTTTAACACCTCCACCGGCTGTTGCACTTATTAGTTCCGGAGGGGATTATAAACCACCGCAGGGACAGATCCCGGGTCCACCTTCACCAGGAATGTTATTTCTACCGAAGTCCGGTCCGCTGGAGCCGTTAAGTTTAAATACTCCACTGCCATTGGAACATCCGGCTCCTGGCTCGTGGCCGCGAGCACACTACCCGCCGCCGCATTACCTCTACCCGTATCCACCACCCGCCGATGTATACCAACATTATCATCATTACCCCTCAAGAAGTCCACCTTCACCGCAAGAATTTCGTCCGCATGTCATCCCACCGATCTACGTACCGGCATCATTATCTCCGACATCATCTACTTCTTCTCATTCTCATACGCAAAGTTTATACTACGGCACGAGTCCACCGCCGGCTACTCCAGAAGATTTGTCATCTCCTGGTAGCGTCGCCAGCAGCACAGGACATATTAGCAGCGGTAATAGCAGCAGCGGTAGTACTAACAGTAGCGGAAGAAAACGACCCAAGGATTCGTCGAACGCTCCTCGATATCAGTGTCCCTTCTGTTCCAAATCTTACTCGACGTATTCCGGCTTATCGAAACACCAACAATTTCATTGCGCCGCCAATGAAGATTCATCGGCGAAGAAAACCTTCAGTTGCAAATACTGTGAAAAAGTTTACGTCAGCTTGGGAGctttaaaaatgcatataagAACGCACACACTGCCCTGTAAATGTACATTATGCGGTAAAGCGTTTTCTAGACCTTGGTTACTTCAAGGTCATATCCGTACTCATACCGGTGAAAAACcgttttcttgtcttctttgtaAACGCGCTTTTGCCGATCGATCTAATTTACGCGCTCATCTTCAAACTCATTccgaagttaaaaaatattcatgttctACATGCAGTAAAACATTTTCTCGTATGTCATTACTTTCAAAACATTGTGATGGCGGTTGTCCTGGGCTTGGAGCTCCTAATTCAGaagaaatttcacattttcaacgACTTTCGCCATCTCTTTcgtga